The Sebastes fasciatus isolate fSebFas1 chromosome 4, fSebFas1.pri, whole genome shotgun sequence genome window below encodes:
- the tmpob gene encoding thymopoietin b — protein MAEYLEDPSTLTKDKLKNELTLNNVSLPSGEHKKDVYVQLYLKNLTVLNNKSPPPADTFSSDEDLPAPVVSNKSRSGRKATKKTDKPRTEEVEVTDLTDDDLKQQLEKHGVDSGPIVATTRKLYEKKLQKLLDQPPAEPEAPTDVTALPKADSNQNGNTNSDHYSDKEDEEIAAPEPEPVPVVEKPVRSRGKTPVTTRTSSRRQTKVEEIIIEDTPKKASDSVEDILANEISTPTGMSATRRRPIRGAAGRPLKPSEYWLDESRVQRSVLTETRSYSESFSRGGSSVSWSKAPARRGFLSVLLKLLLLVVVGGSLFYAHQNLDADSINTLKGLLDNVVVPLQGVVNNAATYLGIGSSDATVSAGN, from the exons ATGGCTGAATACCTGGAAGATCCGTCGACTCTCACGAAGGATAAGCTGAAGAATGAGCTTACACTCAACAATGTGTCTCTTCCCAGTGGAGAGCATAAGAAAGATGTGTATGTGCAGCTGTATCTGAAGAACTTAACGGTgctgaacaacaagagtcctcCTCCTGCAGACACTTTCTCCAGCGATGAGGACCTGCCTGCTCCTGTGGTGTCCAACAAGAGTCGGTCTGGAAGA AAAGCAACCAAAAAGACAGACAAGCCTCGcacagaggaggtggaggtgacgGACCTCACTGATGATGATTTAAAACAGCAGCTGGAGAAGCACGGTGTGGACTCAGGACCCATTGTTG CCACCACCCGTAAGTTGTATGAGAAGAAGCTGCAGAAGCTTTTGGACCAGCCTCCAGCTGAACCTGAAGCTCCTACGGACGTCACAGCTCTCCCCAAGGCAGACAGTAACCAGAATGGAAACACAAATTCAGACCATTACAGTGACAAGGAAGATG AGGAGATTGCTGCCCCTGAACCAGAGCCTGTTCCCGTGGTGGAGAAGCCTGTGAGGAGCCGAGGGAAAACTCCAGTTACCACCAGAACCAGCAGCAGACGACAAACCAAG GTGGAGGAAATTATTATTGAAGACACCCCTAAGAAGGCCAGCGACAGTGTTGAAGATATCCTTGCCAATGAAATAAGCACACCAACAGGCATGAG TGCAACCCGCAGGCGCCCGATCCGAGGGGCAGCTGGTCGGCCATTAAAACCAAGTGAATACTGGCTGGATGAGTCCCGTGTGCAGCGCAGTGTCCTCACCGAGACACGCTCTTACTCCGAGTCGTTCTCCAGAGGGGGCAGCTCCGTCTCTTGGAGCAAAGCGCCAGCCCGACGAGGCTTCCTGTCCGTGTTGCTCAAGCTCCTGCTCCTTGTCGTGGTAGGTGGTTCTCTCTTCTACGCCCACCAGAACCTGGATGCCGATAGCATCAACACCCTTAAAGGCCTCCTAGACAACGTCGTCGTCCCCCTTCAGGGCGTTGTGAACAACGCAGCCACCTACCTGGGCATCGGCAGCAGCGATGCCACAGTGAGCGCTGGCAATTAA
- the ldhbb gene encoding L-lactate dehydrogenase B-B chain gives MTSILKKLITPLFSGPPEPPRNKVTVVGVGQVGMACAISILLRELADELALVDVMEDKLKGEMMDLQHGSLFLKTPKIVADKDYSVTANSRIVVVTAGVRQQEGESRLNLVQRNVNIFKHIVPQIVRYSPDCTIIVVSNPVDVLTYVTWKLSGLPKHRVIGSGTNLDSARFRFLMADKLGIHASSFNGWILGEHGDTSVPVWSGTNVAGVNLQTLNPDIGTDCDEENWMETHRKVVDSAYEVIKLKGYTNWAIGLSVADLTESLIRNMNRIHPVSTMVKGMYGISDEVYLSLPCVLNSGGVASVVNMTLTDDEVAQLQASANTLWDIQKDLQDV, from the exons ATGACCTCAATTCTGAAGAAGCTGATCACCCCGCTGTTCAGCGGTCCTCCTGAGCCCCCCAGGAATAAAGTGACAGTGGTGGGCGTGGGCCAGGTTGGCATGGCCTGTGCCATCAGCATCCTGCTCAGG GAGCTGGCTGATGAACTGGCCCTGGTGGATGTGATGGAGGACAAGCTGAAAGGAGAGATGATGGACCTGCAGCATGGCAGCCTCTTCCTCAAAACCCCAAAAATAGTAGCAGACAAAG ACTACTCCGTGACAGCAAACTCCCGTATTGTGGTGGTGACAGCTGGAGTCCGtcagcaggagggagagagcaGGCTGAACCTCGTCCAGAGAAACGTTAACATCTTTAAACACATCGTCCCTCAGATTGTCAGATACAGCCCCGACTGCACCATCATTGTGGTTTCCAACCCAG TTGATGTTCTGACGTATGTAACCTGGAAACTGAGCGGCCTTCCCAAGCACCGCGTCATCGGCAGTGGCACCAACTTGGACTCGGCACGCTTCCGCTTCCTGATGGCCGACAAACTGGGAATCCACGCCAGCAGCTTCAACGGCTGGATCCTGGGAGAACATGGAGACACCAGTG TGCCTGTGTGGAGTGGAACCAACGTGGCCGGAGTCAACCTGCAGACGTTAAACCCGGACATCGGCACTGACTGTGATGAAGAGAACTGGATGGAAACACACAGGAAGGTGGTGGACAG TGCCTACGAGGTGATCAAACTGAAGGGTTACACCAACTGGGCCATCGGTCTGAGTGTAGCTGACCTGACAGAAAGCCTCATCAGGAACATGAACAGGATTCATCCTGTTTCCACCATGGTGAAG GGCATGTATGGGATCAGTGACGAGGTGTATCTGAGTCTGCCCTGCGTGCTGAACAGCGGAGGCGTGGCCAGCGTGGTCAACATGACCCTGACAGATGACGAGGTGGCCCAACTGCAGGCCAGTGCCAACACGCTGTGGGACATccagaaggacctgcaggacGTCTAA
- the LOC141767071 gene encoding spexin prohormone 1-like: MSLIVTLLVMTLVTGCWSSPQRRNWTPQAILYLKGAQGHRSVLQRTSREEGDTFHIMTHNQRSSDGPGSSLSSILLELLQRAVEEGRGNPDDYPDEQDLILNYL; the protein is encoded by the exons ATGTCTCTAATAGTCACGTTGCTTGTGATGACATTGGTTACTGGGTGTTGGAGTTCACCACAG CGGAGGAACTGGACTCCTCAGGCCATCTTATACCTAAAAGGAGCAC AAGGACACCGCTCAGTGCTGCAGCGCACCAGCAGAGAGGAAGGGGATACTTTTCATATAA TGACTCACAACCAACGCAGCAGTGATGGACCTGGGTCATCTTTGTCTTCCATTCTTCTGGAGCTTCTGCAGCGAGCTGTGGAAGAAG GTAGAGGCAACCCAGATGATTACCCAGATGAACAAGACCTGATTTTGAACTATTTGTGa
- the golt1bb gene encoding golgi transport 1Bb: MISLTDSQKIGMGLTGFGVFFLFFGMVLFFDKALLAIGNILFVSGLSFVIGLERTFRFFFQKHKVKATSFFLGGVLVVLIGWPIIGVVLEIYGFFLLFRGFFPVAVGFIRRVPVLGSLLSLPGISKLVDKIGESNTMV, from the exons ATGATCTCACTCACGGATTCACAAA AAATCGGGATGGGGCTGACGGGGTTtggtgtgtttttcctcttctttgGGATGGTGCTGTTTTTTGATAAAGCTCTCCTCGCCATTGGAAAT ATCCTCTTCGTCTCAGGCCTGTCCTTCGTCATCGGCCTGGAGCGAACCTTCAGATTCTTCTTCCAGAAACACAAAGTAAAAGCCACCAGCTTCTTCCTGGGAGGAGTGTTGGTGGTTCTGATCGGCTGGCCGATCATCGGAGTCGTTCTTGAGATCTACGGTTTCTTCCTTTTATTCAG AGGGTTCTTCCCGGTGGCGGTGGGCTTCATCAGACGAGTACCTGTGCTCGGTTCTTTGCTCAGTTTACCAGGGATCAGTAAA CTGGTGGATAAAATTGGCGAGAGCAACACGATGGTATAA